One part of the Streptomyces sp. AM 2-1-1 genome encodes these proteins:
- a CDS encoding fatty acyl-CoA synthetase, giving the protein MTGVRSSTVDGLLTRSARRAPGRTALRYADRAWSYAELDSAVTTAAAVLTGEHGLGHGDRVATYAHNSDVYLIAYLACARAGLIHVPVNQNLTGADLGHVLGESGTSLVLTDPDLADRVTTGHPVRALRDAPGSLLEALAVSRPFTPERAPGADDLVQLLYTSGTTALPKGAMMTHGALVHEYISALTALGLDAADRPVHALPLYHSAQMHVFLLPYLAVGAENTVLDAPDAGLIFDLVEAGRADSLFAPPTVWISLANHPEFATRDLRGLRKAFYGASIMPVPVLERLRARLPGLAFHNCFGQSEIGPLALVLGPDEHEGRMDSCGRPVLFVEARVVDEHGTEVPDGTAGEIVYRSPQLCQGYWDRPEETEAAFRDGWFRSGDLAVRDTDGYFTVVDRVKDVINSGGVLIASRQVEDALYTHPQVAETAVVGLPDARWIEAVTAVVVLRDGAIPSEATATELIAHVRERLTPFKARKRVVFVQDLPRNASGKILKRDLRERHATEAS; this is encoded by the coding sequence ATGACAGGTGTACGCAGCAGTACGGTCGACGGTCTCCTGACCCGCAGTGCCCGGCGCGCCCCCGGCCGCACCGCGCTCCGGTACGCCGACCGGGCGTGGAGCTACGCGGAACTGGACTCCGCCGTCACGACCGCCGCCGCCGTCCTTACCGGCGAGCACGGACTGGGCCACGGGGACAGGGTCGCCACCTACGCCCACAACTCCGACGTCTACCTGATCGCCTACCTCGCCTGCGCCCGCGCTGGTCTGATCCACGTACCGGTCAACCAGAACCTCACCGGCGCGGATCTGGGCCACGTTCTCGGGGAGTCCGGCACCTCCCTCGTCCTCACCGACCCCGACCTGGCCGACCGGGTCACCACCGGTCACCCGGTACGGGCGCTGCGCGACGCGCCGGGCTCCCTGCTCGAAGCGCTCGCCGTCTCCCGCCCGTTCACCCCCGAGCGCGCCCCCGGCGCGGACGACCTCGTCCAACTGCTCTACACCTCGGGCACCACCGCGCTGCCCAAAGGCGCGATGATGACGCACGGCGCCCTCGTCCACGAGTACATCAGCGCTCTCACCGCGCTCGGCCTCGACGCGGCGGACCGCCCGGTGCACGCGCTGCCCCTCTACCACTCCGCGCAGATGCACGTCTTCCTGCTGCCCTACCTCGCCGTGGGCGCGGAGAACACCGTGCTGGACGCCCCCGACGCGGGCCTGATCTTCGATCTCGTGGAGGCGGGGCGGGCGGACAGCCTCTTCGCACCACCCACCGTCTGGATCTCCCTCGCCAACCACCCGGAGTTCGCCACCCGCGACCTGCGCGGCCTCCGCAAGGCGTTCTACGGGGCGTCGATCATGCCGGTCCCCGTCCTGGAACGGCTGCGTGCCCGCCTGCCCGGCCTCGCCTTCCACAACTGCTTCGGCCAGAGCGAGATCGGGCCGCTCGCCCTCGTCCTCGGCCCCGACGAGCACGAGGGACGGATGGACTCCTGCGGCCGCCCGGTCCTCTTCGTCGAAGCGCGGGTCGTGGACGAGCACGGCACGGAGGTCCCGGACGGTACCGCCGGTGAGATCGTCTACCGGTCACCGCAGTTGTGCCAGGGCTACTGGGACCGGCCGGAGGAGACCGAGGCGGCCTTCCGGGACGGCTGGTTCCGCTCCGGCGATCTCGCGGTGCGCGACACCGACGGCTACTTCACGGTCGTCGACCGGGTGAAGGACGTCATCAACTCCGGCGGTGTCCTCATCGCCTCCCGCCAGGTGGAGGACGCTCTCTACACCCACCCCCAGGTGGCCGAGACCGCCGTCGTCGGACTGCCCGACGCGCGCTGGATCGAGGCCGTCACCGCCGTGGTCGTCCTACGGGACGGAGCGATCCCCTCCGAGGCGACCGCCACCGAACTGATCGCGCACGTCCGCGAGCGACTCACCCCCTTCAAGGCCCGGAAGCGGGTCGTCTTCGTCCAGGACCTGCCGCGCAACGCCAGCGGCAAGATCCTCAAGCGCGACCTCCGCGAGCGCCACGCGACGGAAGCATCCTGA
- a CDS encoding DMT family transporter → MRGPRWLVTARRSRKEFAVALLLGLCSSMLWGAADFVGGRLSRARSAYSVIFMAQVSALGGAVVFFVAQNDPGWETDALAWGAVAGLAGAVALGAFYRALAVGQMSLVAPVTSISVVLPVVVGVAEGQMPPPLQFVGLVTAGLGTCLAVTPELRSGPEAGVSSGQSIGLALLAAAGFGVVLIAIAEGSRTSVSQTMLGQRAAYVGVVGIILLLRAGTQGHRPRWSRPMLAAAAAVGLADMAANLMYAYATRTGSLPVVSVLSSLYPVATVLLARWLDHERLRPLQLAAIAVTLLGVSLIGAG, encoded by the coding sequence ATGCGCGGACCGAGATGGCTCGTCACTGCCCGACGGTCGAGGAAGGAGTTCGCCGTGGCACTGCTGCTGGGGCTGTGTTCGAGCATGCTGTGGGGGGCGGCGGACTTCGTGGGGGGCCGGCTGTCACGGGCGCGGTCCGCCTACTCAGTGATCTTCATGGCCCAGGTGTCGGCCTTGGGCGGTGCCGTCGTGTTCTTCGTCGCCCAGAACGACCCGGGGTGGGAGACGGATGCGCTGGCCTGGGGAGCAGTGGCGGGGCTGGCGGGAGCAGTCGCCCTCGGTGCGTTCTACCGGGCTCTGGCCGTAGGACAGATGAGCCTGGTGGCCCCGGTGACATCCATCTCCGTCGTTCTTCCGGTCGTCGTAGGCGTCGCCGAAGGCCAGATGCCTCCGCCGCTGCAGTTCGTCGGCTTGGTGACGGCGGGTCTGGGCACCTGCCTGGCCGTGACGCCCGAGCTGAGGTCCGGACCCGAAGCGGGGGTGTCCTCAGGGCAGTCGATCGGCCTGGCGCTGCTGGCTGCCGCGGGGTTCGGCGTCGTCCTGATCGCCATCGCCGAGGGCAGCCGTACATCGGTCTCCCAGACCATGCTCGGCCAGCGAGCCGCCTACGTCGGCGTGGTCGGGATCATCCTGCTGCTGCGAGCGGGTACGCAAGGGCACCGGCCTCGCTGGAGCCGCCCCATGCTGGCCGCCGCTGCCGCGGTCGGCCTGGCGGACATGGCCGCGAACCTGATGTACGCCTACGCCACCCGAACCGGCTCTCTGCCAGTGGTGTCGGTCCTTTCCTCGCTGTACCCGGTCGCCACAGTCCTTCTGGCCCGGTGGCTCGACCACGAGCGCCTCCGCCCTCTGCAACTGGCCGCGATCGCGGTGACTCTTCTCGGCGTCTCGTTGATCGGGGCCGGTTGA
- a CDS encoding serine hydrolase produces MTGDTEGFGIGRRRLGGGILALGGALALAPLPLAGVAAGAETGVRAPDAPTGKGPGMTAAAKHPTLRHGTAGRAGLIQEQLDALVGVAERYLEDSPNHPWYAGAVLLAARGGTVALHRPIGMAVRYAAYDEKTDTGVEFPADQQVPMTEDTVFDLASVSKLFTSILAVQQIERGRLTLEATVASYLPEFAGGGKSDVTIRQLLTHTSGFRSWIPLYKAPTREGKLQLLWGEKLIAPPGTAYLYSDLNLISLQLVLEKITGRTLDVLLHDEVTGPLGMHRTRYNPPASWLPETAATEDARLPWSGLDRGLVRGEVHDENAYSLGGVAGHAGVFSRAWDLAILARTLLNGGTYGRARILSRESVELMFTDFNTSFPGDAHGLGFELGQHWYMGAMATPRTAGHTGFTGTSLVIDPTTDSFLIVLGNSVHPVRNWRSGSAPRVATADRMARAVAVRPEHGRRAWFSGMASATSALLSLPAVRPGSERARFTCALWWDTEPDADTLTLEVSADGGAGWQPVPFTTAPTATGGGGTVTEHPAGRVSGWSGRVWHTVDAGLGAWRGQDLLLRWRYTTDKLYVGRGVYADALRVTDGRRALFDEGRPADAARVTTVGWTLSAD; encoded by the coding sequence ATGACCGGGGACACGGAAGGTTTCGGGATCGGCCGGCGCAGGCTGGGCGGCGGGATACTGGCGCTCGGCGGGGCACTGGCCCTGGCGCCGCTCCCCCTGGCGGGCGTGGCGGCGGGCGCGGAGACCGGGGTGCGGGCCCCGGACGCGCCCACGGGAAAGGGACCGGGTATGACGGCAGCGGCGAAGCACCCCACCCTCCGCCACGGCACCGCCGGGCGCGCCGGCCTGATCCAAGAGCAGTTGGACGCACTCGTCGGGGTGGCCGAACGCTATCTGGAGGACTCTCCGAACCACCCGTGGTACGCGGGAGCGGTGCTGCTCGCGGCGCGCGGCGGTACGGTCGCCCTGCACCGCCCGATCGGCATGGCGGTCCGGTACGCGGCGTACGACGAGAAGACCGACACGGGCGTGGAGTTCCCCGCCGACCAGCAGGTGCCGATGACCGAGGACACCGTCTTCGACCTGGCCTCGGTGTCCAAGCTCTTCACCTCGATCCTGGCGGTGCAGCAGATCGAGCGCGGCCGGCTGACACTGGAGGCCACGGTCGCCTCCTACCTCCCCGAATTCGCCGGGGGCGGCAAGAGTGACGTGACGATCCGTCAGCTCCTGACGCACACCTCGGGGTTCCGGTCGTGGATCCCGCTCTACAAGGCTCCGACCCGGGAGGGGAAGCTCCAACTCCTCTGGGGCGAAAAGCTGATCGCTCCCCCCGGCACGGCCTACCTCTACTCCGATCTCAACCTGATCTCTCTCCAGCTCGTGCTGGAGAAGATCACCGGCCGCACGCTCGACGTCCTGCTCCACGACGAGGTCACCGGGCCCCTCGGGATGCACCGCACCCGCTACAACCCGCCCGCCTCCTGGCTGCCGGAGACAGCTGCCACGGAGGACGCCCGGCTGCCGTGGTCCGGGCTCGACCGAGGGCTCGTCCGGGGCGAGGTGCACGACGAGAACGCGTACTCCCTGGGCGGGGTCGCCGGTCACGCGGGGGTCTTCTCCCGCGCCTGGGACCTGGCGATTCTCGCCCGCACCCTGCTCAACGGCGGGACCTACGGGCGGGCCCGCATCCTGTCGCGGGAGTCGGTGGAGCTGATGTTCACCGATTTCAACACCTCGTTCCCCGGAGACGCGCACGGGCTGGGTTTCGAACTGGGCCAGCACTGGTACATGGGAGCGATGGCCACCCCGCGCACGGCGGGCCACACCGGGTTCACCGGCACGAGTCTGGTGATCGATCCGACCACCGACTCCTTCCTCATCGTGCTCGGCAACTCCGTCCACCCCGTGCGCAACTGGCGCTCGGGCAGTGCGCCGCGCGTGGCCACCGCGGACCGGATGGCCCGGGCCGTGGCGGTCCGCCCGGAACACGGGCGCCGCGCGTGGTTCTCCGGGATGGCGAGCGCCACCAGTGCGCTGCTGTCGCTGCCCGCCGTGCGCCCCGGATCCGAACGGGCCAGGTTCACGTGCGCGCTCTGGTGGGACACCGAGCCGGACGCCGACACGCTGACGCTGGAGGTCTCCGCCGACGGGGGCGCCGGCTGGCAGCCGGTGCCGTTCACCACGGCGCCGACCGCCACCGGAGGCGGTGGCACGGTGACCGAGCATCCGGCGGGGAGGGTGTCGGGCTGGTCCGGGCGGGTCTGGCACACCGTGGACGCCGGACTCGGCGCCTGGCGCGGCCAGGATCTCCTGCTGCGCTGGCGGTACACGACGGACAAGCTGTACGTCGGGCGCGGTGTGTACGCCGACGCGCTCCGGGTGACCGACGGGCGCCGGGCACTCTTCGACGAAGGGCGCCCGGCCGACGCGGCCCGTGTCACGACCGTCGGCTGGACCCTGTCGGCCGACTGA
- a CDS encoding DUF6083 domain-containing protein, giving the protein MGDTGNTTPGPDSADHLYRALLEGAVAPRPPASPDCPFCDLRQDRYPTHYPGHWVLLEPRTTVAAHTVPPHGRWIITSDGAAMNLWDAEPLPGTRCRIPHRLVCPYLRPEDFGLWITALRQENSRRRGRLFDLPEDGPSTGDH; this is encoded by the coding sequence ATGGGGGATACCGGAAATACCACGCCAGGTCCGGACAGCGCCGACCACCTCTACCGGGCCCTCCTCGAAGGCGCCGTCGCCCCGCGCCCACCCGCCTCGCCCGACTGCCCCTTCTGCGACCTGCGCCAAGACCGCTACCCCACGCACTACCCGGGCCACTGGGTGCTCCTCGAACCCCGGACGACCGTCGCGGCCCATACGGTCCCCCCGCACGGGCGCTGGATCATCACGTCGGACGGTGCCGCCATGAACCTCTGGGACGCCGAACCACTCCCGGGCACCCGGTGCCGCATCCCGCACCGGCTCGTCTGCCCGTACCTCCGCCCCGAGGACTTCGGGCTGTGGATCACCGCCCTGCGCCAGGAGAACAGCCGCAGGAGGGGGCGGCTGTTCGACCTGCCGGAGGACGGGCCGTCCACGGGTGATCACTGA
- a CDS encoding serine/threonine-protein kinase yields the protein MAETRLIQDRYQLLDLIGRGGMGEVWRARDESLGRHVAVKCLKPSGPPHDRSFTRVLRERFRREARVAAALQHRGVTVVHDFGEHDGVLYLVMELLEGRNLSQLLEDNGRRALPVDDVIDIAEQVADALGYTHRQGIVHRDLKPANIMRLTDGTVKICDFGIARLAQDIGFTSKLTGTGISMGTPHYMSPEQIGGVGVDHRSDLYSLGCVLYEIATGAPPFDLDDAWGILVAHRDTPPVPPRTHRAELPGYFERIVLDLLAKSPGQRPEDAVSLRRRILLARTGGERETGPAGHPHLSRAAVPALPPALAGAPAPLAAPAGPPALPPAIAGPPALPDWTRSMTTGRRVAGTRSGAAAPPDHVAALTGAWTTGIRPAPPSPALPGAPAADVLRSLAGRHEAGLALSRLGRWAEAGEIHRAVAAERARLLGAAHPEALASRYERGFALSRTGHDTAALEEFGQVAEGRSRAFGPDHPETLAARQETAYVLGRLGRYAEAHRVYAAVLAARERTAGPDHPDTLRCRHNLAYNLGRLGRAEESYRMFRGVAEARARVLGADHPDTLVSLFEVGYALGRSGRWQEALDTYARVARDRTHALGAGHPDTLSTRYEIGICLGRLGRIAEATELYRALVHDRTAAGGPDDPETLRARHGLGVNLGRLGRWEEALAEASAVFAARERTLGPDHPDTLVSCRERAVSLGWLGRWAEALVLYRRVAEARTRLFGAGHPDAVASRDDEAHCLEQLRSGAPPAGPDRPAAPPRPGAPSSR from the coding sequence ATGGCGGAGACCAGGCTGATCCAGGACCGGTACCAGCTGCTCGATCTGATCGGTCGGGGCGGTATGGGCGAGGTGTGGCGGGCTCGCGACGAGTCGCTGGGCCGCCACGTCGCCGTCAAGTGCCTCAAGCCGTCCGGCCCCCCGCACGACCGCTCCTTCACCCGCGTCCTGCGGGAGCGGTTCCGCCGTGAGGCCCGGGTGGCGGCGGCCCTCCAGCACCGGGGCGTCACCGTCGTCCACGACTTCGGCGAACACGACGGCGTCCTCTACCTGGTGATGGAGCTGCTCGAAGGGCGCAACCTCAGCCAGCTCCTGGAGGACAACGGCCGGCGCGCGCTGCCCGTCGACGACGTGATCGACATCGCCGAACAGGTCGCCGACGCCCTCGGGTACACCCACCGGCAGGGCATCGTGCACCGTGACCTGAAACCCGCGAACATCATGCGGCTCACCGACGGCACGGTGAAGATCTGCGACTTCGGCATCGCGCGCCTCGCCCAGGACATCGGCTTCACCTCCAAGCTGACCGGTACCGGCATCTCCATGGGCACCCCCCACTACATGTCGCCCGAGCAGATCGGCGGCGTCGGCGTCGACCACCGCAGCGACCTCTACTCGCTGGGCTGCGTGCTCTACGAGATCGCCACCGGGGCACCGCCGTTCGACCTGGACGACGCCTGGGGCATCCTCGTCGCCCACCGGGACACTCCACCGGTGCCGCCGCGCACCCACCGCGCCGAACTCCCCGGGTACTTCGAGCGGATCGTGCTCGACCTGCTGGCGAAGTCCCCCGGACAGCGGCCGGAGGACGCCGTCTCCCTGCGCCGGCGCATCCTCCTCGCGCGCACCGGCGGGGAGCGGGAGACCGGCCCCGCCGGACACCCGCACCTCTCCCGGGCGGCTGTCCCCGCACTCCCACCGGCGCTCGCGGGAGCCCCCGCGCCGCTCGCGGCGCCGGCAGGACCTCCCGCTCTTCCCCCCGCGATCGCAGGGCCCCCGGCGCTGCCCGACTGGACCCGCTCGATGACGACCGGCCGCCGGGTCGCCGGTACGCGGAGCGGGGCCGCCGCCCCGCCCGACCACGTGGCCGCCCTGACCGGCGCATGGACGACGGGGATCCGCCCCGCACCACCGTCCCCGGCCCTCCCGGGGGCTCCGGCCGCCGATGTCCTGCGGTCCCTGGCCGGACGTCACGAGGCGGGTCTCGCCCTCTCGCGCCTCGGGCGCTGGGCGGAGGCGGGCGAGATCCACCGGGCGGTCGCGGCGGAACGGGCCCGGCTGCTGGGGGCCGCCCACCCCGAGGCGCTCGCCAGCCGGTACGAACGGGGCTTCGCCCTCAGCCGCACCGGACACGACACGGCGGCACTGGAGGAGTTCGGCCAGGTCGCCGAGGGCCGGTCACGGGCGTTCGGGCCCGACCACCCCGAGACCCTGGCGGCCCGTCAGGAGACGGCGTACGTCCTGGGCAGGCTCGGACGGTACGCCGAGGCCCACCGGGTGTACGCGGCGGTGCTCGCGGCCCGGGAGCGCACGGCCGGCCCCGACCACCCGGACACCCTGCGCTGTCGCCACAACCTGGCGTACAACCTCGGACGCCTGGGCCGCGCGGAGGAGTCGTACCGGATGTTCCGCGGGGTCGCCGAGGCGCGCGCACGGGTGCTCGGCGCCGACCACCCCGACACCCTCGTGAGCCTTTTCGAAGTGGGGTACGCCCTCGGCCGGTCGGGGCGGTGGCAGGAGGCGCTGGACACCTACGCGCGGGTCGCCCGGGACCGGACTCACGCGCTCGGCGCCGGTCACCCGGACACGCTCTCCACCCGCTACGAGATCGGCATCTGCCTCGGTCGGCTCGGGCGGATCGCGGAGGCGACCGAGCTCTACCGCGCCCTCGTCCACGACCGGACCGCCGCCGGCGGGCCCGACGATCCGGAGACGCTCCGGGCCCGGCACGGCCTGGGCGTCAACCTCGGCCGCCTCGGCCGATGGGAGGAGGCGCTCGCCGAGGCGAGCGCGGTCTTCGCCGCACGGGAGCGCACCCTCGGTCCCGACCACCCCGACACCCTCGTCAGCTGCCGCGAGCGGGCGGTCTCGCTCGGCTGGCTCGGCCGGTGGGCGGAAGCGCTCGTCCTCTACCGGAGGGTCGCCGAGGCCAGGACCCGCCTGTTCGGCGCCGGCCACCCCGACGCGGTGGCGAGCCGTGACGACGAGGCCCACTGCCTCGAACAGCTCCGCTCCGGCGCCCCGCCCGCCGGACCGGACCGGCCGGCCGCACCGCCCCGCCCCGGGGCGCCGTCGTCCCGGTGA
- a CDS encoding cobalamin-dependent protein (Presence of a B(12) (cobalamin)-binding domain implies dependence on cobalamin itself, in one of its several forms, or in some unusual lineages, dependence on a cobalamin-like analog.) codes for MAQVLIVNPPNSNTVFDGATCTVTRPEDHTDWSNFPSLGALTLASALADIPGVTPVYIDGTVVPWPTLLDYIDAHAGDILAVCASALTATYEAAVAVLAHAKAVRPQIWTVIGNDHFTALTEQCLTRHHACIDFGFRGNEVIAPFQALIADLHLGRLRKPEAYPGIAVWNGGEIISVPQRPEPVFTAVRHDLVDATFDHSTPYRSNFQTRVAPQLRKMLGVNLQAGMPVEIGRGCIKFRRDDACSFCSIQFGGMWKNSVHDPHTAWQLIEHMSNHTYDYLYLTADELPLTFGGLLRGMLDEAPEWWTRTPENERPVMVGYARADGLSNPRHAETLRRLGIRQLMVGLDAGAPVSLLAMNKPLSPRKDGDPAHRAELMFEHNVQAMRTAREHGLLLKIGFVIGHLGMTPELLAENAASMRRLIDAGKGVVASLDVEVLSPEPGSLDYRYLTEPELAGRAAQRLGLTVGEESARRDIASHWKALDVIDREAAMAEYVAAVMPGLTLDDLARTRGELRAYGKAAGIVVGE; via the coding sequence ATGGCACAGGTACTCATCGTCAACCCGCCCAACTCCAACACCGTGTTCGACGGCGCCACCTGCACGGTCACCCGCCCCGAGGATCACACCGACTGGTCCAACTTCCCCAGCCTGGGCGCGTTGACCCTCGCGTCCGCCTTGGCGGACATCCCTGGCGTGACCCCGGTGTACATCGACGGCACGGTCGTCCCCTGGCCCACCCTGCTGGACTACATCGACGCCCACGCCGGCGACATTCTCGCGGTGTGCGCCAGCGCGCTCACGGCCACGTACGAAGCCGCGGTCGCGGTCCTGGCCCACGCCAAAGCGGTACGCCCGCAGATCTGGACGGTCATCGGCAACGACCACTTCACCGCGCTGACCGAGCAGTGCCTGACCCGGCACCACGCCTGCATCGACTTCGGCTTCCGCGGCAACGAAGTCATCGCCCCGTTCCAGGCACTCATCGCCGACCTGCACCTCGGCCGGCTCCGGAAGCCGGAGGCGTACCCCGGCATCGCGGTCTGGAACGGGGGAGAGATCATTTCCGTCCCGCAGCGCCCCGAGCCAGTCTTCACCGCCGTTCGCCACGACCTGGTCGACGCCACGTTCGACCACTCCACGCCTTACCGGTCGAACTTCCAAACGCGTGTAGCCCCGCAGTTGCGCAAGATGCTCGGCGTGAACCTGCAGGCCGGGATGCCCGTGGAGATCGGCCGGGGCTGCATCAAGTTCCGGCGCGACGACGCCTGTTCGTTCTGCTCGATCCAGTTCGGCGGAATGTGGAAGAACTCGGTGCACGACCCGCACACGGCCTGGCAGCTCATCGAGCACATGAGCAACCACACCTACGACTACCTCTACCTGACCGCCGACGAACTCCCCCTGACCTTCGGCGGCCTGCTGCGCGGCATGCTCGATGAGGCCCCCGAGTGGTGGACCCGGACCCCGGAGAACGAGCGGCCCGTCATGGTGGGGTATGCGCGCGCCGACGGACTGTCCAATCCCCGCCACGCGGAAACGCTTCGGCGGCTCGGAATCCGGCAACTCATGGTCGGCCTGGATGCGGGCGCCCCCGTCTCTCTCCTGGCCATGAACAAACCACTGAGCCCGCGCAAGGACGGTGACCCCGCCCACCGGGCGGAGCTCATGTTCGAGCACAATGTGCAGGCCATGCGGACCGCCCGGGAGCACGGTCTGCTGCTCAAGATCGGCTTCGTCATCGGCCACCTGGGAATGACCCCCGAACTCCTGGCCGAGAACGCCGCCTCGATGCGCCGGTTGATAGACGCCGGCAAGGGAGTCGTCGCGTCTCTGGACGTCGAGGTGCTCTCGCCCGAGCCCGGTTCGCTGGACTACCGCTACCTCACCGAACCGGAACTGGCCGGGCGAGCGGCTCAGCGCCTCGGCCTCACCGTTGGCGAGGAGTCCGCACGCCGTGACATCGCGTCGCACTGGAAGGCTCTGGACGTCATCGACCGCGAAGCGGCGATGGCCGAGTACGTCGCCGCAGTCATGCCGGGTCTGACGCTGGACGACCTCGCCAGGACCCGTGGCGAACTGCGCGCGTACGGCAAAGCGGCAGGCATCGTCGTCGGAGAGTGA
- a CDS encoding ACT domain-containing protein, translating into MTGERDLRTLLGSLRPDLNDGRYVFASVRRDSVPTGVSPVVTVMEREGLTLVLPEHEARDAGLPHAFPAAWITLRVHSALDAVGLTAAVSLALTDAGISCNVVAGYHHDHLFVPYERAAEAVTVLESLASEQSLGP; encoded by the coding sequence ATGACCGGCGAGCGCGACCTCCGCACCCTCCTGGGCTCCCTGCGGCCCGATCTGAACGACGGCCGGTACGTCTTCGCGAGCGTGCGCCGGGACTCCGTACCGACGGGCGTCTCACCCGTCGTCACGGTCATGGAGCGGGAGGGCCTGACGCTCGTCCTGCCCGAACACGAGGCGAGGGACGCCGGTCTCCCGCATGCCTTCCCGGCGGCGTGGATCACCCTGCGGGTGCACTCCGCGCTGGACGCGGTGGGGCTCACCGCCGCCGTCTCCCTCGCGCTGACCGACGCCGGCATCAGCTGCAACGTGGTCGCCGGGTACCACCACGACCACCTCTTCGTCCCGTACGAGCGGGCCGCCGAAGCGGTCACCGTCCTGGAGTCGCTCGCGTCGGAGCAGTCGCTCGGCCCGTGA
- a CDS encoding XRE family transcriptional regulator, with product MMASAAESANQAIAWNVQTLRAERSWSLQALATRAGVSKGVLVQIEKARTNPSIATLCRLADALGVRLERLLQASENTTVRVVRDGDAARLWEGRAGSSGRLLIGSELPNAIEMWDWRLSAGDCYSGEAHASGSWEIVYVLRGVLSLDVGGQTFVLRHGDAAVFAADREHSYGNRADERLHFVMAVLQPQIAPERPCRVGNAAEMPA from the coding sequence ATGATGGCGAGCGCTGCCGAGTCGGCGAACCAGGCGATCGCCTGGAACGTCCAGACCCTGCGTGCGGAACGCTCGTGGAGCCTGCAGGCCCTGGCGACCCGTGCGGGCGTGAGCAAGGGAGTGCTGGTGCAGATCGAGAAGGCCCGCACCAACCCCAGCATCGCGACCCTCTGCAGGCTGGCCGATGCTCTGGGAGTGCGGCTGGAGCGCCTGCTGCAGGCTTCCGAGAACACCACGGTGCGCGTGGTGCGCGACGGGGACGCCGCTCGTCTGTGGGAGGGCCGGGCCGGGAGCAGCGGCCGGCTCCTCATCGGCTCCGAGCTGCCCAACGCCATCGAGATGTGGGACTGGCGCCTCTCCGCGGGTGACTGCTACAGCGGCGAAGCGCATGCCTCGGGAAGCTGGGAGATCGTCTACGTCCTTCGCGGCGTGCTCTCTCTTGACGTAGGAGGCCAGACGTTCGTCCTGCGTCACGGCGATGCCGCTGTGTTCGCCGCCGACCGCGAGCACAGCTACGGAAACCGGGCCGACGAGCGGCTCCACTTCGTCATGGCCGTCCTCCAGCCCCAGATCGCCCCCGAACGGCCTTGCCGGGTCGGCAACGCGGCGGAAATGCCCGCGTAG